From the genome of Gemmatimonadaceae bacterium, one region includes:
- the thiL gene encoding thiamine-phosphate kinase, translating to MTVHRAHQAMGPGHEFDTIRMLMDRWGDLAVDIGDDAAVLPVRGDALRVVSTDACVEGAHFRREWITPFDVGVRATAAAISDIAAMGARVDAILVALIVPEAWRPLLGDVADGIAQVVRASGARIVGGNLSRGDVFAITTTAIGSATRVVSRHGAKPGDVMVVTGVLGGPGNATRALYAGQTPSPWARSRFVAPAPRLAEGAALAAAGAHAMLDISDGLVADARHLAAASGVRVRIDASQVPTGEGIDPSAALSSGEEYELLAALPPEAAKRLLAEWPGRFSVPLTVIGAVTSTEAGGSVAVEISDGVTDSRPNTDPRVEFDSGHDHFSR from the coding sequence ATGACAGTGCATCGCGCCCATCAGGCCATGGGTCCCGGACACGAGTTCGACACCATTCGCATGCTCATGGACCGGTGGGGCGATCTCGCGGTGGATATCGGCGACGACGCAGCCGTGCTGCCCGTGCGCGGTGATGCACTGCGTGTGGTGAGCACCGATGCGTGCGTGGAAGGCGCGCACTTCCGTCGTGAGTGGATCACGCCGTTTGACGTGGGCGTGCGCGCGACGGCTGCGGCGATCAGTGATATTGCCGCCATGGGGGCGCGCGTCGACGCCATTCTCGTGGCGCTCATTGTGCCCGAGGCGTGGCGTCCGCTGTTGGGTGATGTCGCCGACGGCATCGCGCAGGTGGTACGCGCCAGTGGAGCGCGTATTGTCGGCGGCAACCTCAGTCGCGGCGATGTGTTTGCCATCACCACGACGGCGATCGGCTCCGCCACACGCGTCGTGTCGCGTCATGGCGCCAAGCCGGGTGACGTGATGGTGGTCACCGGCGTATTGGGCGGGCCCGGCAACGCCACGCGCGCGCTGTATGCCGGCCAGACGCCGTCGCCGTGGGCGCGGTCGCGCTTCGTGGCCCCAGCGCCGCGACTGGCCGAGGGAGCCGCACTGGCGGCGGCCGGCGCGCATGCCATGCTGGACATTTCGGATGGACTGGTGGCCGACGCTCGGCACCTCGCCGCGGCCAGTGGCGTCCGAGTGCGAATCGATGCATCACAGGTCCCGACGGGCGAGGGAATCGACCCGTCGGCCGCACTCTCAAGCGGTGAAGAATACGAGCTGTTGGCGGCGCTGCCGCCGGAAGCGGCCAAACGGCTGCTGGCCGAGTGGCCGGGCCGCTTCTCGGTCCCCCTCACGGTCATTGGCGCAGTGACGTCGACGGAGGCGGGCGGGTCCGTGGCTGTCGAAATCAGCGACGGCGTCACGGATTCGAGGCCCAATACCGATCCACGCGTTGAATTCGACTCCGGTCACGATCACTTTTCGCGGTAA
- a CDS encoding 1-acyl-sn-glycerol-3-phosphate acyltransferase: MLRTAYTTLVLFVGTLVFGSLVLLAQLVGLARGPGSVYERAQIQWGRWLLRAAGVKVVRHGGDDLPVGAPHVFVANHISWFDIPVTLDALPPYGFVAKRELESVPLFGAAARAAGVIYIDRENLKAAFTAYEDAASKIRAGQSVLVYPEGTRGERYALRPFKKGPFVLAIGAGVPVVPVVIHGTIAVNPRGEYRASPGVVHVHLLDPIPTEGLTYDDRQALAEKVRFRMADVLRTVYGVEPALESRLTARAVIPTPELTT; encoded by the coding sequence ATGCTTCGCACCGCGTATACCACCCTCGTTCTGTTCGTCGGCACCCTTGTGTTCGGCAGCCTTGTGCTGCTGGCGCAGTTGGTAGGCCTGGCCCGTGGGCCTGGCAGCGTGTACGAACGCGCCCAGATCCAATGGGGTCGCTGGCTGCTCCGTGCCGCCGGGGTGAAGGTCGTGCGCCACGGTGGCGATGATCTGCCGGTTGGTGCGCCGCACGTGTTCGTGGCCAATCACATCAGCTGGTTCGACATTCCCGTCACGCTCGACGCGCTGCCGCCGTACGGGTTCGTGGCCAAACGTGAACTGGAATCCGTGCCACTGTTCGGCGCCGCGGCGCGCGCGGCCGGTGTGATATACATCGATCGCGAGAATCTCAAGGCCGCCTTCACGGCCTACGAAGACGCCGCGTCGAAAATCCGCGCCGGACAGTCCGTGCTGGTATATCCCGAAGGCACGCGCGGCGAACGTTACGCCTTGCGCCCGTTCAAGAAGGGACCGTTTGTCCTCGCCATCGGTGCCGGCGTGCCCGTTGTTCCGGTGGTCATTCACGGCACCATCGCGGTCAATCCACGCGGCGAATATCGCGCGTCGCCTGGTGTCGTGCATGTGCATCTGCTCGATCCGATTCCCACGGAAGGTCTCACCTACGACGACCGGCAGGCGCTCGCCGAAAAGGTTCGCTTTCGTATGGCGGACGTGCTGCGTACTGTCTACGGTGTGGAGCCGGCGCTGGAATCCCGCCTGACCGCCCGTGCGGTTATCCCGACGCCCGAGCTGACCACGTAG
- the eno gene encoding phosphopyruvate hydratase, producing MSTIVSVSAREILDSRGNPTVEVDVILETGSAGRAAVPSGASTGEREAVELRDGDATRYGGKGVLGAVNNVNGEIAEALEGMDATDQIAIDRAMIDLDGTENKGRLGANAILGVSMAVARAGAMEVGLPLYRYLGGPMARTMPVPMMNILNGGAHATNTVDFQEFMIVPVGADSFADALRMGSEVFHALKKVLVARKLSTGVGDEGGFAPNLASDEDALKIIIEAIESAGFRPGTDIALALDVAASELYRNGEYRFHKSGGAARSPKAMVDLYEGWLTEYPIVSIEDGMAENDWDGWKQLTERIGDRCQLVGDDLFCTNSEILAKGIENQIANAILIKVNQIGTLTETLEAMELAKAAGYNSIISHRSGETEDTFIADLAVATQAGQIKTGAPSRSDRVAKYNQLLRIEEQLEDYSEYPGGALFGL from the coding sequence ATGTCCACTATCGTTTCCGTTTCGGCGCGCGAAATTCTCGACTCCCGCGGCAATCCCACTGTCGAAGTGGACGTGATTCTCGAAACCGGCAGCGCGGGACGCGCGGCGGTGCCCAGTGGCGCCAGCACGGGCGAGCGCGAAGCCGTCGAGCTGCGTGATGGTGACGCCACGCGCTACGGTGGCAAGGGTGTGCTGGGTGCCGTGAACAACGTGAACGGGGAAATTGCCGAGGCCCTTGAGGGGATGGATGCGACCGATCAGATCGCCATCGATCGGGCCATGATCGATCTGGACGGCACCGAGAACAAGGGGCGTCTTGGCGCCAATGCGATACTCGGCGTGTCCATGGCCGTAGCCCGCGCCGGCGCGATGGAAGTCGGCCTGCCACTCTATCGCTATCTCGGCGGACCGATGGCGCGCACCATGCCCGTGCCCATGATGAACATCCTGAATGGCGGCGCGCACGCCACCAACACCGTCGACTTCCAGGAGTTCATGATTGTGCCCGTGGGCGCCGATTCATTCGCCGACGCGCTGCGCATGGGATCGGAAGTATTTCACGCGCTCAAGAAGGTGCTGGTGGCGCGCAAGCTCAGCACCGGTGTGGGCGACGAAGGCGGATTCGCGCCCAATCTGGCCAGCGACGAAGATGCGCTCAAGATCATCATCGAAGCCATCGAGTCGGCCGGCTTCCGCCCCGGCACCGACATCGCGTTGGCGTTGGATGTGGCCGCCAGTGAGCTGTACCGCAACGGCGAGTATCGCTTTCACAAGAGTGGCGGTGCCGCGCGCAGTCCGAAAGCGATGGTCGATCTCTACGAAGGGTGGCTGACCGAGTATCCCATCGTGTCCATCGAAGACGGCATGGCCGAGAACGATTGGGATGGCTGGAAGCAGCTCACGGAGCGCATCGGTGACCGGTGTCAGTTGGTGGGTGACGATCTGTTCTGCACCAACAGCGAAATCCTCGCCAAGGGCATCGAGAACCAGATTGCCAATGCCATTCTCATCAAGGTGAACCAGATCGGGACACTCACCGAAACGCTGGAAGCGATGGAGCTGGCCAAGGCCGCCGGTTACAACTCCATCATCTCGCATCGTTCGGGTGAAACGGAAGACACGTTCATTGCCGACTTGGCCGTGGCCACGCAGGCCGGACAAATCAAGACCGGTGCACCGTCGCGCAGCGATCGGGTGGCCAAGTACAACCAGCTGTTGCGCATCGAGGAGCAGCTCGAGGACTACTCCGAGTATCCCGGCGGCGCGCTGTTTGGGTTGTAA
- a CDS encoding septum formation initiator family protein codes for MASKPRPLLVRRLAWGAGIVAAVWFTLGGGEYGTLDLWQQRGRRAALDAEVAQLRLDVDSLQRELKAFRTDDAKLERLAREKYGMVKGGKELLYWVGNGTKPTGDSAALAADSSGKRPP; via the coding sequence ATGGCTTCCAAACCCCGCCCCCTTCTCGTTCGTCGCCTCGCCTGGGGCGCCGGTATTGTCGCGGCGGTGTGGTTCACGCTGGGAGGCGGTGAATACGGGACGCTCGACCTGTGGCAACAGCGGGGGCGCCGTGCGGCGCTGGACGCCGAGGTCGCGCAGCTCAGACTGGACGTGGATTCGCTGCAGCGGGAGCTCAAGGCCTTCCGGACCGACGACGCCAAGCTGGAACGATTGGCGCGCGAGAAGTACGGGATGGTGAAGGGCGGGAAGGAGCTGCTGTACTGGGTGGGAAACGGAACCAAGCCAACCGGCGATTCGGCGGCTTTGGCGGCTGATTCTTCGGGGAAACGACCGCCCTGA